CAAAgtggaaagcacagctgtgctgcttctgctgacTTACCTGATAGCACCACAACTTCTCCGTCTGAACAAGAGATCTCTACATGTCTGCTAGCAGTTTAATTACAGAGCAAGCATCTTTTACCTCTTGagggacagcagcactgaagacTTGGAACAGAAATGGATCGCGTGCTGACTCCTGCTCATAGCCAAGCAGTTGACCTGGCCTTGCCCCAGAACCACGCCTCTGATGGCACAACGGCAGCAGCAACTCACAGCCACAAAGCATGAGTCAAAGTGGGGTTTCCCTCCCATAACTAGATCAGTAACGGCAAAGATTTCACTGCTCTTTCCTTGGAGTTGGCCACACAGTTTCTTGTTCAAATGTTAAGGATGAGTCTCAAACAACGTCCTTCCTTCGAAAATATGGTGGCATACATTCCCAGTAATTTGTCAGCACTTACCTCACGGTGACATGggaatttccttttcttttattgaGAGGAACAGAATGACTTAATTTCCTGGCCCACTATGTAGAAAATCTGAGCAAATACTAACTTCCTGTTGTAGACTTGCATCTTATGATTGGACgtgtttcattttgaagacACAGAAAAGCAACAATGAGGTTTTAACTAACTGGAATTTACTGAAGTTGCATAGACTACAGTGTTTTGGTGGGACTCCATTGGCCAAATATCAAACAAGTTGAGAGGACCAATCCAAACAGGACATACTGACAGCTGAAACTGGCTTCAAGAAATGGTGCTATGTTTTacatagaagaaaaacatgagTGAAACAATGCCCCTCTAAGTTCCTGATCCTGGAAAGAACTGGATGACTGGTTTAGGCTCAAGGATATGTACATTAGCATATGGTTGCCTACACTCTCGGTGTGCAGTGCTATATGAAAAACTTGCACATGGTGTCTCTTCAACTCCCCTCATTAAGCATAAAGAGGGGAGGTAGAAGACAATAAGGGATAACTGAGTTTTCCAGCAACAGTGAGTATGGTGAAACatttttacagatatttttgttcactttgtggcataccatttggcttTAGAGCCCAAACCTCAAAGTTAAGCCCAAATCAACATCACTGTGACTTTTATGACCAATCTGAGTCCCttttgttgttggcttttttttgttgttgttcttttgttttttgtttctatcTCCATCTTTAAATGCACTGAGATGTCATTCTTGCATTACATTTCTCACTTCATTTAATACATCTGCTACACTACTTGttaagaggggaagaaaaaagctttgACTGTTGCCAGGCAGCACACATTCAATCAAGGCACTGAGCAGATTTTTTTATGCAAGACTACCGGGATGACTCAGGTCTGTGAGATGCTGCTGGGCCAGAATAGTTGAGAAGAGTTAGAGTATGAGAAGGCAAGACAGCACTGACCACAtaactgcagaaatgcagttgGAGTTAGAATGCTACAAAGCCAACACGCTTTTTGAGACATGAACAATCAACTCCTCATTTCCAACACTTACCCTCTGGTCTTTTGCAAGAATACAACAAGTTGTAACTGCTGTAAATAGTAAAACATATAGAAAAAGAGTTGTTCTAATCTCTATTAAACTTTAGTTCACTTTGCTCTaccaaatattaattttttgaTTGAAATGCAATTGTAGTGTGAGTCCAGATTTCTTCTCTCTCAGCTTCATGCTGCTGCATGTGGATGGATCTCCCCTGTGGATTTTGACTGTACAGCATAAACATCAGTAACAGAGTGGAAAGTGTAAAGGCAAATAACATCGATCAACAAGATATAAGTCTGAAACACTTCTTATTATGCAGGAgagtaaagcaaaataatggaaatgcaTACCATGGTTTAAGCTGTCAACATTTtcccaccagaaaaaaaaggcataagaaaagaaggaggaaaaaaaagaagaaaatgatggcAGATTCCTAGAACAACACACTATAAGCATGATGCCAAGTTACTACCACAGCACTTGGAGGTCCAAGCAATGACAAGCACACATGATCATGGCCTCCTTTAAATAAACCAAtaccaggaaaggaaaaaaaaatgataaaaaaaaatgaaaaaaaagcaatactaTTCATGAAGGTAGTCTTGGAGgaataataactaaaaaaaggagaaaagctgcaATAGccatgagattaaaaaaaaagtctatgtTTGCCAGCCACATTGCATAACTGAACAGAGTGCAGTCACCTGTCTGCTTCCGTTTAACACAGGAGAGATGAGTTGGTCTAGTATATTTGATAGCaggttttaaaatgattttcctGGAAGGAGAGTGGGCCTGAACTTCAGTTTTTTTAGCAAGTTCAGCTTTCTTATACACTGCTATGgacaagaaaacacaaaaacacataaTCAGGAAAAAACCAGCAAAGTTTCATACGACAATACATCAAGCGGCAGGCCCACTGCTCCACAACTGCAGCTCCAAGCACTGTTTCTACTGAGGTGATCAAACCTAAGTTGGAAGAGGGGAGCACTGATGCATTCATCTCAGATGTGCTTCCCTGAACTCTGTGGGGATTCCTACAGTGAAATGAGACTGGTGGAGCAGTGAGCCTTGCACATGGCTTTTCACATAACTGTACAATGTCTCATTAAATAGCACCACACATAATAGTGTTAAGATGCACATCAACTACAACAGAATAACCTAACAATACTGCACGatactacaaaaataaaattaaaaaaaataatatatatatatatagtaataGGGAGGGTTAAATgaaccttttttccttctcacttCATCTCTGGAGAGTGTGCTAGGTTCCTTTTTagctattttcctttctggagTAGAAATCCTGCCTCTCCCAGTTTTAAAaggtttctcttttttatgCTTATCGAGAGATGATCTTCGCAattctctctctgccttctccTCTTTAGGAACAGTCTCTAACTGTTCAGTCATGATGCTCCTATCATCATCTGTAGGATCAGAGCAAATTGTaacaacaaacagaagattAGTAACAAATGCTAGCAATACTGCAGTGGATGCAgggtaaaataataatttaagaCTGAGCAGACggattaataaaaaaaaagtaggcaaTTCTACCATTTTTTAAACATGCTGAAATTACTGCTATAGTTacaataattttgctttttgatcATTACGATTTGGAAGCAAAAATATTAAACACACAAGACAAAAAGGATAATGCACACCTTGAGTATCTGCCCAGAGACTGTCTGTGTCCATGATGGAGTCATCAACTGTTGTTTCATCTTTGTAATCATCACACGTCTCTGTTTTGTAGTCAGTGAGCAAGATTTCTTCTCTCTCAGGTGAAGCAGGAGCTTCTGGGGAGCCCTCCCTCGGCTCAGCTTGAATGTCAACCACTTCCTCAATCTCTAGCTCCTCTTCAGCCTGAGAGTCCACTGCTTCAATGTCTTCCTGCTGGGTAGCAGCAAAACGTACACTGTGAGAAGCAGATTCGCCCTCATCAACTGTTGTCTGCACCACTGTGATAAAGTCATCCTCTACTGTCACGACTGATTCAATAATGCCTTTCAGTTCAGGCAGTGCTTCTGGGCAAACCTTGGCTAGCAATTCTTCATCAGTAGGTTTCCCAAAGTCCATTTCTGGGGGTATTTCTGATATAAGATGTTGTTtatcctcttctttctcttcttgtccACCTTCTAACTTTTCTTCCTCGTGGTCTTCTCTTTTTGTGGCCTTAGCTGTCACTTCTGATGGCAGCAATGTTTGGACTTCTGTTGGTTTCACAACTGTATCGGGAATCTTTTCAGTTTCCTCTGGAGGCTGTGGGATGCTCTCCATCTGAATCTCAGCAGGCTCTTCCTGGGGAGGCTCAGCTTTTGGAAGGAGGAGCTCCGTGGAAGGTTCCTTTGCTGGTAACTGTGTAGACACCTCTTCCTCAGACACAGATGGTTTTGGAGCTTCTCCTTTGATATCCTCCTGTTTCAAGGGTTCTCCATTCAAACTTTCTTGGGTTTGATCATGTTCTCCACTAGATTCGTAAGATTCTTCTTTATCAACTGCCTCTTGATGTACCAGATCAGGCTTAGCTACTTTCTCcttaatttctgtttcagacAGTTTGGTGCTGTCCTTCACATAACTAGGCTCAGTCTTGGAAAGTAAATCTGCatcctttgcttctctggatAAGATGATCTGATCTTTCTGTTGAGTTTCTTTGGGTTCAGGCTCCGTTTTTTTAACAGGGGCTTTGTCCTTCCCAGAAGGGAGAGAAACAACCTCACTGATCCTACTGTCTAGCTGACTCTGATACTCTTGGTCAGCTCTCCTTGCAGCCACTTCCATATCATGCTTTATGGCATTGTAGTCTGGTTTTATTGGAGCTTCTATCTCAGCTATTTCAGGAACAACACTAAGAGTCTTCTCCTTCTCCATCAAGAAAGAAATAGCGTCTCTTTCTGCTGTTACCTGTGTAGCTAATATTCTGTCGTAGGTGGTATCATCGGGTACATGAACTTTATCAGACACGActtcctctttcatttctgtgattGCCTCAGGTCTTGTCTTCTCTGCCTCTGAATCTTTAATGGGATAACCCTCTTTTAAGTCAGCTTGATCTTCACTTTTTTCCAACACAGTATCgagcttctcttttttctcctgctcgAAGTCCCTCGCTAGCAAAGACTCACCAGTTGCATGCTGCGTTAAGTCTTTTTCACCGAGGAATTCTTCTTTGGAtttttcagctgctgccagcttcACTTCTATTAAAGACAGGTCAGGAGCTAGGCTGCGTCTCAATTTTTCATCTGTGCCTTCGTAAAAGGGACAGGTTTCACTTGTTAAATTCTCACTGTCCTGTACTGGAGAAGGGAGCGGGACTGTGTACTTATTGAAAACACAGTAGCCCAAGTCTTCTAGCTGACTTTCAGCTTTTAGAGTTACATGGTTTTCATCTGTCACAGATgtcagggcagtgctgctgtcttcCACCACGGCATCAGAAGGAACTGACTTCTTTTGTGCCACCTCAGCATCTGCACTCACCGATGCTACTCTGGACCTTGTCCCTGCTAAATCTAACATTTCAGGCAGGTCAGGAGCCAAGACGGCACCATTTTTGTAATAGTCTTTGGCTGGGAAAGGCGATTCAACCAAGGTCTCAGGCTGgactttttcttctgtcattgctttttcttcttcaatgtGCTCATCTTCTTCTCTGCTATCAATGGGGAAACAAGGGGCCCTCTCCATTGCTGGTGTGGTTGCTGGCAAGTAGTCATCGCCTTCATCCATACTCCCACTAGTGTTAGTTAGAATATCTGATGCGAGGGGGGAAAGATCATGTGCACGGCCAAAGCTGAATCCCAGAGCTATAGAATCCAGGCAGGACATGGGCAGGTTAATAGACATACTTCTCTGCTCAATTGCAGATCTGCCCCCAAGTCCCAGGCTCCTGCTCAGAGTTAGGTCatctttatttttgctgtggAGCTCTCGCTTATCCCCATAGACTTTGGGGTCAATAGTGAACATTCTTTCTGTTGGGGAACTTGGTTCTTCAGATTTGTCTGGTGTATAGCTCTTAGCCAGGGTACTGTACCCTATTTCATGACCAGGCATACCCTGCTGCTGATCCAATTCCATCTGTaattcttcctcctcttcctctttgtcTTCAGGTATCAGACGATCTGCCCGGTACGTCTCATATGCACTCTCTTTAGTGTCACTTAGCTCATAGTAATCACTGCCTTGTTTTAGAGCGTCTGTTTTGAAGGCTTCCTCTTTCAGTGCAGAGGTTTCAAAGTACTTTGACATTCCCGATCGAtccacttctgttttcatttcatgagTAGCTGAAACACTTTCCTTATCCtccttggtttcttttttaacatctttctcTTGAGAAGGTTCTGGAGTAAGAGTCTTATCAGTGGTTGAACTTGGTGCCTGAGGGCTCTTCTCTGTTATTTGAGATAACTGTGGAGTATCAGGGTGCTCAGTTGTTTTCTCAGGGATCGGTACATGGCTTAATTTGCCAGGGGATACCTCTGTGCTTGGCTGCATGTCCTTTTTCGTAGCTGTTGTTGCTTGGAGCCCACTTTggtccatttctttttctgccttgaAAAGATCAGACATTTTAATTTCACCATCCTTTGGGAAGTCTGCTTTGTCTTGGGCAAGTGTCTCAACTTCAGTCTTTGTGGTAAATTTAGCATCATCTAATATTCGAGCCTCCCCTTTATCATAGAAATCATACCTTTCTTCCTCATCAGTCTCATCCTTGGTCATGTCCTTTTCCTGCCCCCATGCAGGAATTTTCTGTGTGCTTGGTGTTTTCAGGCCATCTATAGTTACTGTTGAGACTTCTTGCAGAGTTAGGGTCATGCCTCTGTGGGTCTGCTCATCTTCAGCAAGTTCTTTGGCAAACAGTTGGTCAGCAGGTTCCGGTTTTGTTTTGGCACTGTCTTTGAGGGGAAGATCCTGGGGGATAGCAAGAGATGGGTCTGAAGGCAGTTCACTTTTGGCTGCTTCTGTCTTGGGTTCTGATGTGAACAGAGAACTTCCATCATGGCTGATGGCAAGATCTTGGACATCTTTAAGGTCATCTTTAAATGTCACAGACACAACTTGGTTGGATGATGAGGGCTTATCTGCagtcctttcttctgttttgctcCCTTTAGGCAATTCAGATGGCAAGTCCTTTTCTACTTGGGAAATAGGAAGCTTGGCAGAAGGTTCTGCAAAACTGGCTTCTAATTTCTTCTGTGAATCAGTTTCCAAGATCTGTTCTGATAGAGGTGAAggcattttttctttgtctttgctCTGTGAATCCTTTTTATCTGTAGCCTCTGCTTTTGCTGGCTGTGGAACTAAGGCATCATGTTTAGGTTGCTCAGTCTTACTGTCTTTTCCAGATTCCTGTTGCTTTGTGTCTAATGGATCTGTTGTGAAAGGGCACGTGCCCTCCTGGACATGGAATTCCATCTTCGTGGCTGCAATTAAATCTGAAGTagtttgtttgggttttataataaaattattcaaaGCACTTACAGGCAGGCAGTCATGTGGTGTATAGAACATCTTGGTATGAATGATGGAGAGGGAAAAATATGCGAACATGCAGCAAGGCTATCCACACAGAAATCTGCTTTAAAGCATTAAATCCTAGTTTCCTTTCAATATATGATGTTTTGTAGTGAAAATGTGACTTGCACACAAGTAAATATGTGACAACTGAAATGAGATCATTTCATGTGACGACTTCATCTTCACTGTTTgtatacaaaaaacaaaaccagaaataatcCTCACTTCATTGGTAATTTTTGCTGTACTCTGAGGCTTACGTTAGTTTGCTTTTCTAAGTTTCGTAAGATTAAGTCCAATGAACAGTATCATTGTGTGCTGCTTACATTTAAACAAACAGATTTatacatttctgtatttattttaccaTTTTCATCTACATGTGTCCTAAACTAAAGCAGTAATACATACAGGAGGCGTGTCGGAAGAAGCTACTGTTTCAGCTGCATCAGCTTTCGACATTTATCCctcagcaaatgaaaaaatctCACTGCTGCCATGAAAGTGGCCTGTGTAAATCAGCAGCAGGGCTATTAATAGTGCCAGATCTCAGAGGTCTCCAACGTGGCCAGTCATCTTCAGCTGTAACTGAATACCAGCCATGTTTCAATGATTGTAGCACAGCACTAATTAAGttaatttaaaactgaaaatactaCACTTAAAACATGCCACCCTATTTGTATGGAATACTACCtagttatttttatatatactcTATTAATCATTAATATCATGGTTTTTTTATATCCTTCGGAAAATGATGATTCCCATCatatgggaaaaagaaatactgcagaataCTTTCTGCATTActctgtaaataaatatttgcaagtTGTTCTTTCTAAAACTTATTACAACAAGCATTGGGCCAAATCTAAATCTCCTTACATCTGATTTAAAGTCCATGGAGCCATTTTCTGACTCAGATGAATATGAATTTGTCAGAATAACTACAATCAAACTACTGGTCattctttaaatatttgcatacaGTTAAAAAAGGCTATTGCCATTCTATATTTTGCAGGTAGAAAGAAACCAGAATTCTACATCTACAGTACTTTTTAATCCTTTGTGTTTTTACATTTCATGACTTGCAGACCCTATGAAGCATAAAAACAAAGCCACTGAGCAGATGTCATCCTTCTTTCACAGAAATGAATTAACTAGATACTGATTTTTCTTGCGTATCCTATCGTGCCTTTTACTCTAGCACCAATGAACAACACCATTGGCATCTAAAGATATTCTGACTGCCAAgggaatttaattttctttaggTGGGTCTGATGGAAAGTCAGCTTCCCAGATGCAGCCCTTCTTCACCAGGTACTGAATGGGTATGTCACTACTCCATGCAATGTGTCTTTACACCCTGTTATGCTGACCGATGAGAAATGCCATTAAAAGGACAATCTTGAAGCCCAGTTCTCATGTAATGAAAGACAATTGCTCGGAGTAAATACTTTGTCACAGTAAGCAGATCAGAACTTGATGCTGTACACCCCATCCTAAACTTCATGAAGAAGGTAAATATCCCAGTGCAGTTGATGGGGCTTTGTCTGAGCAGGGCACTCCGGCCAGGTTAAACCTTTGTAATAAGGTCAGACAcgcaaaaaaaatcagagttttGCAATGATCAAGGGAGAAGGGGTGGGCTGCAATGAATGGCAAGGATATGACATAAGAAGCAACAGCTTTAGGGAAGCTAAACCAGAATGCATagaagcacacacacaaaaatatacTGCACgctgcaaatgaaaacatttctacaATTCAAGCCTCTTTATGTCATAGTTAAATTCATTAAATCtactttttgaaagaaaagcagatgaatctctgcaccaaaaagaaaaaaatatacaaacatTAGCAATGTGACTGGCAAACATGTCTgagatggggggaaaaaggcTTGCACAGAGGAATCAGCTTAGCTGCAAAGCACTTGTATCATGGCAAAGTANNNNNNNNNNNNNNNNNNNNNNNNNNNNNNNNNNNNNNNNNNNNNNNNNNNNNNNNNNNNNNNNNNNNNNNNNNNNNNNNNNNNNNNNNNNNNNNNNNNNaaaaaaaaaaataggaatcaGCTGCAGTGGTAGGAAACCATGTTGTCATACAGCACCTATGCAATCATAGTATCTGCTACACACTCTTCAAGCATAATAACAAGAGCAGTCATACTAATAAATGGAAAGAACGGGAAATGAAGCAGCCTTGAAAAGCACCGGAGAAAGCTGGAAGATTCACTGGCAGCAAACACATGCAATCCTATGGAGGACACACCTTCCGCAGCCAAGGAAGGGGATGTGTCTTTCGGAGGCATTTCCTCCACAACTGTTAGGCTCTCCCTGCTGGATGCCACACTTGGTATTTTGTCTTCGCGACACACTGTGGCCTCCAAACCAAAATCCGGCCGACCCTCACCGAGGCCCTTGGCCTGCTCTGAAGGCTCAGGGGGCCCATGCTCTTTCCCCAGTCGCGTCCCAGGAAGAGCAGCAGGTTTCACTTCCACAGCCATCGGACTCTCTACTGGTTCTTCTTCTTGGAGATGGAAAAAGGAGGCGACATCAACACCAACAGTAAACACCAAGCACAAAGCTCAACAGGACTGGTTTTCTTAACACTTTCAGCTCTGAACATTTCAGATTTCTGTGTCAAAGGTTTGCTAGAATCCAGCCCATTTTAATTGCAATAGAATTgatttttcccaaagaaaaaataccaaacaaaccccaaaacaCCCTGTCTCCCCCAAAGAAGCATGTTTATGCTTGAAGATGAGAGCTGAAAGTGCTTTATAGGTACACCTCTCCCAGAGATGACTGTGGGTCAAATACTCATTGGAAATGGAGATGATACTGAATGATGGATGGCTCTGACAACAGCAGTGCACTTCTGATAGATGTGCTGTTTAACCCAGTACAAGACATTGAATTGAGGTGGGGCAAGGTATGAGTTGTTAATTTATTTCCTCTTGCTGTTACTGTCTGCTAAATGACAGCAAGTCCGCCAATTACATGGGTCCTGGTTTTGGAAAGCATTCAACCACTTGAACAGCCTTGCACATAGCTGGTAACTAATGATTTCACCAGAGTCCAGCCAAGATTCTTACACTGAGTGGTTTATAAACTGCTTCTTCCTTAGGCTGCCTGAGATCTGAACCCTGTATGTTAAAATCACAGGTGTAACACAAGGACTATTcgtttgcttttctgtctccCTCACTAGCCCCTAGGCTCCTCTCCTCATCACCAGTTAAGCCAAAGAAACCAATGAACACCACGCAACTATATGTTCCTCTGAAGTTCTGAAATACATTACTTTGCCTACAGGTTGCTAGAATCAGTAGACTAGTACCAAGAATGGTCTTTATTCTACTCTTGCCATGGAAGAAAGTCTCCATTCTGTCTTGCCACTGCTGTTCAGACAGAATATTATTTTGCTCTGCTATTATCTCTTCCAATAGAAAATTAGGATTCAGTGTGAATCCTTTGATTCAGCAAAATTTGTAAGCAGCTGACCACCAGCCAAACTCAAATACACCTGATAACCTCTCTGGGTTTTAAGTACGGTCCCATGTTTAAGGACTTTGCTGAATcagactgagaagaaaatggttttgaatCTGAATCTCCTGGCATTAAAATTAAACCTCTTTACAAGAGCGTGATTTTTCTCCTGAGACTGACCCAGTTAAAGCTAGGCAATCAACCAGCCACCTTAGTTATGgtctttaaaaagtaatttaaggAACACAAATACTATTTCAGGTTGAGAAAATACCACTATGTAAAGTATAACATTAGTAATAACACGTAAAAATGTAGTTAGGGAAAGATACTGTATCTTAAGTGAACAGAAGCCAGAAGATTCAGAATTGGAACTGGACCAATGCCTGAGGGATATTCACATATGGACAGATTGTAAAAGAAGCCTAGCAGAACAGCAAGTGTCCAGACAATAGAGGCCCTTACTCAAATAAATTGCTgtactgctcttttttttccaattttatgtagttgtgtgtgtgcatttcttttaatttaagaagTTATTCTACCCCATTTTTATGGCAATTACTTCACTCAATGCCATGTGGTTAAAACTAATTACTCAATAAGTCTTTTCTTAATTAGGTAAAAGTAGTACATACCTAGCACTGAAACACATACAGGTTAGGCTTCTGGTGCAAAGCACTGCCTTGGTTCCCCTTAAAGTGGCAAAGTCCCCAGAGAACAAATCGTATCGTCTATATTAGACCCCTGTTTTACTGAGTCAGTACACATAGGGGCAAACAGCTCAGAAATGGCTAAAATCTGGGGAGAAAAATCCCATCCTCACTGCTAACACAAGGAAAATACTGTGGCTCTCTCAGTATTACTAGAACTCATCATACAGAATTTTTGAGAATGTGGATAAAAGAACCACTGAAAAAGAACTTGCATGAAGTAAATAGACTTCATTGCAGCAGCTGGAAAAGATCTGGCAATAGCTGCAAATGAAAAGGTTTTCAAGAATGGATAAGCACATGTACACACAGAGGCAAACAACTTGATACATAAACAATGCTAACGATATCAAAAGTTTGCATCAGCAAACTATTTCACTAGATGTGGATGTGTATGACTGGCAATTATGCTGCTTATGAACTAAAAAGCAGGAATGTTTTAAGAACAGACGCAGAAACCCAATTACAGTAAAGCTACTCCTCCTGTGATTTTCTGACTCTCCCAGCTTCAGGCAGATATTCTGACACTAACAATCTGCAGTTATTTGCATTGCTCTCATTCTCGTGCTGCTGCACTACTGGGCTACATTATCCTGTTAACTGTGGACGAGTCTCCTTTTCTTGATATGCCCCACATTTCAGTCACAGACCTCCGCCTTCCTCAGACACACATCCCcagagaattcagaactgcttttaACTTCACCTTTTGTGTCCCAAGATTAAGTTAATCAAATACTGCCTGATGAAACATGATCCAGTTTGCTTTGGATAAGAAGTCACAATTCTCATTAGACACTGAAATAGATTCTTCCCTTGACtcctaagaaaaaataatacatttgatTTTATGTAAACTCCACAGATAAAATAATACTTACTGATGGACTTAGGCTGCAGAAGGAGGGGGTACAGGAACAAAGAAATAGTAAATTTTTTAATATGTCTGCCTTGTTTGCAGCCAGCTGACAGTGTTAACTGGGTGCATCCACAGAACAACCAGAGATCAAACATGACCCAGTACTGCCTGAAGACACCAGTAtgtactggagaaaaaaaaactgatttccTTCGTCTAGTGAAGAACTATACATCCTCCACTGCTAACTCTAGTACAGACATGAGTTTAACTCAGCTGACTTACCTTCAGTAACAACCTTCTAATCTACTCTGCACACTGTTCCCGGCAGTGATTCGCTGTCACAAAGTACAAATTAGTGTCTGCTTCTTTTAACTAGCTGCTCTTTTTGCATCTGCTATCAACTTGGCCAGTAGTCCTACAGCCCTGATTTAAGCAAGGAGCACGGTTTCACTGACACCAAAATTGCATTCAATGTTCACAGCGTAGCTTCACTTTGAGAACGAAAGACTTCGGAGGAGTCTCAGACATTTTCCTTCCCCAGAAAGCAGCAATCCCAGGCACATATATAATGGAATGGATGGCAGGTGGGTAGAGGGGAAGAGGAACAAAATGGGACCATGCTCAGTTCACCTTCATCATAGCCCAACAAGACCTCTGTGCTCTTCACTGTGGCACTGGGATGTGTACTAGAGCCAGTCCACTCGGAGCTGAACAAAGGGTGTTCATAGTACTCCTCATCCGAATTGTAGGGCTCATCATCGGGTACAGACACTGAGATGGAGGGGGCCAGGCCTTTACGCCActccctgctggcagcaggcccGCAGCCTGGGCACAGGGGTAGCGGTCCCACCTTATCCTCCGCCCCTGCATCTACAAATAGACACACAGACAAAAACtgcaggacagacagacagacagaaacaCGGCAAGACAGGATGGATGCATGCACTAGCAATACTAGCCACTGTTGTCATACCGCAGAGTGGATGAAATCAGCTAAGATGCAAATTAATGCAGGATGGAGGGATGGGGCAGCTGTGTGTTTTAACACGTGCCATGAATGTGGCACTTCCTGCAAGGTCTGGGAGCCAACAACTGGAGTACATGTATTTCCAGACTGCACTCATTTATTTAGAGGAATATACATTGTACACAGACCACATCTCACAACTTGCACTGGCTGTTCTAAGAACTTTTAGACTATCCCAACATTTGCATTCTTTTGTATTCC
Above is a genomic segment from Meleagris gallopavo isolate NT-WF06-2002-E0010 breed Aviagen turkey brand Nicholas breeding stock chromosome 7, Turkey_5.1, whole genome shotgun sequence containing:
- the MAP2 gene encoding microtubule-associated protein 2 isoform X1; translated protein: MAEDRKDEAKAPHWTSGQLTEAASHPHSPEIKEQSSAGAGLVRSANGFPYQESEEPGLGSREQPGSYARSKENGINGELSAGDRETAEEVSARIVQVVTAEAVAVLKGEQEKEAQHKDQPGPLPIAVEESANLPPSPPPSPASEQTGALEEEEEPVESPMAVEVKPAALPGTRLGKEHGPPEPSEQAKGLGEGRPDFGLEATVCREDKIPSVASSRESLTVVEEMPPKDTSPSLAAEATKMEFHVQEGTCPFTTDPLDTKQQESGKDSKTEQPKHDALVPQPAKAEATDKKDSQSKDKEKMPSPLSEQILETDSQKKLEASFAEPSAKLPISQVEKDLPSELPKGSKTEERTADKPSSSNQVVSVTFKDDLKDVQDLAISHDGSSLFTSEPKTEAAKSELPSDPSLAIPQDLPLKDSAKTKPEPADQLFAKELAEDEQTHRGMTLTLQEVSTVTIDGLKTPSTQKIPAWGQEKDMTKDETDEEERYDFYDKGEARILDDAKFTTKTEVETLAQDKADFPKDGEIKMSDLFKAEKEMDQSGLQATTATKKDMQPSTEVSPGKLSHVPIPEKTTEHPDTPQLSQITEKSPQAPSSTTDKTLTPEPSQEKDVKKETKEDKESVSATHEMKTEVDRSGMSKYFETSALKEEAFKTDALKQGSDYYELSDTKESAYETYRADRLIPEDKEEEEEELQMELDQQQGMPGHEIGYSTLAKSYTPDKSEEPSSPTERMFTIDPKVYGDKRELHSKNKDDLTLSRSLGLGGRSAIEQRSMSINLPMSCLDSIALGFSFGRAHDLSPLASDILTNTSGSMDEGDDYLPATTPAMERAPCFPIDSREEDEHIEEEKAMTEEKVQPETLVESPFPAKDYYKNGAVLAPDLPEMLDLAGTRSRVASVSADAEVAQKKSVPSDAVVEDSSTALTSVTDENHVTLKAESQLEDLGYCVFNKYTVPLPSPVQDSENLTSETCPFYEGTDEKLRRSLAPDLSLIEVKLAAAEKSKEEFLGEKDLTQHATGESLLARDFEQEKKEKLDTVLEKSEDQADLKEGYPIKDSEAEKTRPEAITEMKEEVVSDKVHVPDDTTYDRILATQVTAERDAISFLMEKEKTLSVVPEIAEIEAPIKPDYNAIKHDMEVAARRADQEYQSQLDSRISEVVSLPSGKDKAPVKKTEPEPKETQQKDQIILSREAKDADLLSKTEPSYVKDSTKLSETEIKEKVAKPDLVHQEAVDKEESYESSGEHDQTQESLNGEPLKQEDIKGEAPKPSVSEEEVSTQLPAKEPSTELLLPKAEPPQEEPAEIQMESIPQPPEETEKIPDTVVKPTEVQTLLPSEVTAKATKREDHEEEKLEGGQEEKEEDKQHLISEIPPEMDFGKPTDEELLAKVCPEALPELKGIIESVVTVEDDFITVVQTTVDEGESASHSVRFAATQQEDIEAVDSQAEEELEIEEVVDIQAEPREGSPEAPASPEREEILLTDYKTETCDDYKDETTVDDSIMDTDSLWADTQDDDRSIMTEQLETVPKEEKAERELRRSSLDKHKKEKPFKTGRGRISTPERKIAKKEPSTLSRDEVRRKKAVYKKAELAKKTEVQAHSPSRKIILKPAIKYTRPTHLSCVKRKQTAAVGETNQAPGVFKQAKEKLSTTSLSKIPASKSRAKSLLPPRPSSACSLTTKRAIFLDTDSYYVRPSSAGPRDCLSYSKSDAKDGVSKSPEKRSSLPRPSSILPPRRAVSGDRDREENSLSLTTSLSSSVRRTTRSEPIRSRTGKSGTSTPTTPGSTAITPGTPPSYSSRTPGTPGTPSYSRTPHTPGTPKSAILVPTEKKVAIIRTPPKSPATPKQLRVINQPLPDLKNVRSKIGSTDNIKYQPKGGQVRILNKKIDFSDIQSRCGSRDNIKHSAGGGNVQIVTKKIDLSHVTSKCGSLKNIHHKPGGGRVKIESVKLDFKEKAQAKVGSLENAHHVPGGGNVKIDSQKLNFREHAKARVDHGAEIITQSPGRSSVASPRRLSNVSSSGSINLLESPQLATLAEDVTAALAKQGL